A DNA window from Thioalkalivibrio sp. XN279 contains the following coding sequences:
- a CDS encoding DnaJ C-terminal domain-containing protein, with protein MDFKDYYAILGVKRDASADEIKRAYRKLARKYHPDVSKEPDAEARFKEVGEAYEVLKDPEKRAAYDQLGADWKAGQEFRPPPGDGGFYYRRGGPAGGAGMGGAGEEFGGFSDFFETLFGRGGMAGRGGEFRSGPAGAGPGARPGAQEFHFRQAGPMRGEDQHARVQISLEDAYHGASRTLELRAPSGGKRSIRVAIPKGVTAGQRIRLAGQGMPGANGGAAGDLFLEVAFTPHRLFEPDGRNILLTLPVTPWEAALGETVSVPTLGGKVELKIPAGSQSGRRLRLKGRGLPGTPPGDQIVTLRIDTPPADSSFARTLYEEMASKLPFNPRHDLES; from the coding sequence ATGGATTTCAAGGACTATTACGCCATCCTCGGGGTGAAGCGCGACGCCAGCGCGGACGAGATCAAGCGCGCTTACCGCAAGCTGGCGCGCAAGTACCACCCCGACGTCAGCAAGGAGCCAGACGCCGAGGCGCGCTTCAAGGAGGTCGGCGAGGCTTACGAGGTGCTGAAGGATCCCGAGAAGCGCGCGGCCTACGACCAGCTCGGCGCCGACTGGAAGGCCGGCCAGGAATTCCGTCCGCCGCCTGGCGACGGCGGGTTCTACTATCGCCGGGGCGGACCGGCCGGCGGCGCCGGCATGGGGGGCGCGGGCGAAGAGTTCGGCGGCTTCTCGGACTTCTTCGAAACCCTGTTCGGCCGCGGCGGCATGGCCGGCCGGGGCGGCGAGTTTCGTAGCGGCCCCGCGGGCGCCGGCCCCGGCGCCCGCCCGGGCGCTCAGGAGTTCCATTTCCGCCAGGCCGGACCCATGCGTGGCGAAGACCAGCATGCCCGGGTGCAGATCTCGCTCGAAGACGCCTATCACGGCGCCAGCCGCACGCTCGAACTGCGCGCACCTTCCGGAGGCAAGCGCAGCATCCGCGTCGCCATCCCGAAGGGCGTCACCGCCGGCCAGCGCATCCGCCTCGCCGGCCAGGGCATGCCGGGCGCCAACGGCGGTGCGGCCGGCGACCTGTTCCTAGAAGTGGCGTTCACGCCGCACCGGCTGTTCGAGCCGGACGGGCGCAACATCCTGCTGACGCTGCCGGTCACGCCGTGGGAGGCAGCGCTGGGCGAGACGGTCAGCGTGCCGACCCTGGGCGGCAAAGTGGAGCTGAAGATTCCGGCGGGATCGCAGTCGGGTCGGCGGCTGCGACTGAAGGGCCGCGGGCTGCCGGGCACCCCGCCTGGCGACCAGATCGTGACCCTGCGCATCGACACGCCGCCGGCCGACTCATCGTTCGCACGCACGCTCTACGAGGAGATGGCCAGCAAGCTGCCGTTCAATCCGCGGCACGACCTGGAGAGCTGA
- a CDS encoding chaperone modulator CbpM → MTRQELELIMGQLLDDTLELELEELCRMCHADEEFVVALVAEGVIEPHGASRTEWRFTGRSVRRTQVALRLHRDLDINLPGVALALDLLEEIQRQR, encoded by the coding sequence ATGACACGCCAGGAACTCGAACTCATCATGGGCCAGCTGCTCGACGACACGCTCGAGCTCGAGCTCGAGGAATTGTGCCGCATGTGCCACGCCGACGAAGAGTTCGTGGTGGCGCTGGTGGCCGAGGGCGTGATCGAGCCGCACGGCGCGAGCCGCACCGAGTGGCGCTTCACCGGCCGCAGCGTGCGCCGCACCCAGGTGGCGCTGCGGCTGCATCGCGACCTCGACATCAACCTGCCCGGGGTGGCGCTGGCACTGGACCTGCTCGAGGAGATCCAGCGCCAGCGCTGA